In Leptospira sp. WS58.C1, a single genomic region encodes these proteins:
- a CDS encoding plasmid partitioning protein has protein sequence MLKRITMLMPLLIGALLFAGAGEVDAARCKTTGFLIKTTSCSYSTKKIQARPGIFRDVRYQVPEGTAPAGGWPVVVMYQGSFFTVQFSRTQGAPFGGYYEVKVIEKMLDNGFAVIAPDAGLDLFWETNLPTIYELTADYIFLNNLFAAIRNGSFGPINPNKKFATGISSGGYNTSRMAVSFPGEFKALAIQSGSYATCSGPLCIVPTLPSNHPPTYFVHGFLDAVVPWWTMDLYYDKLRSQGIPTDRYTDYLAGHEWVSASAGKIYSWFNQYR, from the coding sequence ATGCTGAAGAGAATCACAATGTTAATGCCTCTACTCATCGGTGCTCTGCTATTTGCCGGAGCCGGAGAAGTGGATGCTGCTCGTTGTAAAACAACAGGTTTCTTGATTAAGACGACTAGTTGTTCTTACTCTACAAAAAAAATCCAAGCTAGACCGGGGATATTTAGGGACGTCAGATACCAAGTACCCGAAGGAACTGCACCTGCGGGAGGATGGCCTGTCGTAGTTATGTACCAAGGATCTTTCTTTACCGTACAGTTTTCCCGTACACAAGGAGCGCCGTTCGGAGGGTATTACGAAGTAAAAGTCATCGAGAAAATGTTAGATAACGGATTCGCAGTAATCGCTCCGGATGCGGGATTGGATCTTTTCTGGGAAACCAACCTGCCTACAATCTACGAACTTACGGCAGATTATATTTTCTTAAATAATCTATTTGCTGCGATCCGTAACGGCAGTTTTGGACCTATCAATCCGAATAAAAAATTCGCAACCGGTATTTCTAGCGGCGGGTACAACACTAGCCGTATGGCTGTATCTTTTCCGGGAGAATTTAAAGCATTAGCGATCCAATCCGGTTCTTATGCAACTTGCAGCGGACCGCTTTGTATCGTTCCAACTCTTCCTTCCAATCATCCGCCTACATACTTTGTACACGGATTCTTGGATGCTGTTGTTCCTTGGTGGACCATGGATTTGTATTATGACAAGTTGAGGTCCCAAGGAATTCCTACGGATAGATATACCGATTATCTGGCAGGACACGAATGGGTGTCCGCATCCGCAGGAAAAATATATTCATGGTTTAACCAATACCGTTAA
- a CDS encoding DUF3089 domain-containing protein translates to MRLFLYSFLLVWGFLFSNCTSIFLYLIKPSGPFASENVPTSPDYSKNESWAALPELKDDPDEVPAITGWKDGQNVAKADVFFVHPTTFIKADGWNAEIGTSLIVYGLSPLKMQASVFNESAKVYAPRYRQAALYSFIDDSGSGEKAFEIAKKDVLSAFDHYLKHYNQGRPFFIAGHSQGSMMLIHVLKEYLDQKKVPNFVAAYLPGWAVHSSEFKNLKVCKNSKDLGCYISWNSKKWGSQLSDFALPPERYVGGVCVNPVNWTPNSSETPKEEHKGGVGIQFSGLDKAYVRTKCEGEMLWVDLPSNPNYESRRGNKKNYHISDYGLFYLDIRENIKERLEEYFNRKGKR, encoded by the coding sequence ATGAGACTTTTCTTATATTCTTTTTTACTAGTTTGGGGATTTTTATTTTCAAACTGTACTTCGATCTTTCTATATCTGATCAAACCTTCCGGTCCTTTTGCTTCGGAGAATGTTCCGACTTCTCCCGATTATTCTAAAAATGAATCTTGGGCTGCCCTTCCTGAGCTGAAAGATGATCCCGACGAGGTTCCGGCAATTACAGGTTGGAAAGATGGACAAAATGTGGCAAAGGCGGACGTATTCTTTGTCCATCCTACAACTTTTATTAAGGCGGATGGCTGGAATGCGGAGATCGGAACTAGCCTGATCGTTTATGGACTTTCTCCCTTAAAAATGCAGGCCTCCGTTTTTAATGAATCGGCAAAAGTCTATGCACCAAGATATAGACAAGCAGCGTTATACTCCTTTATCGATGATTCCGGAAGCGGAGAGAAGGCATTTGAGATAGCAAAAAAGGATGTACTTTCCGCTTTTGATCATTATCTAAAACATTATAACCAAGGAAGACCGTTTTTTATCGCAGGCCATAGCCAAGGTTCCATGATGCTTATTCATGTATTAAAGGAATATTTGGATCAGAAAAAAGTCCCGAACTTTGTGGCGGCATATCTTCCTGGTTGGGCAGTACATTCTTCCGAGTTTAAGAATTTAAAAGTATGCAAGAACTCAAAAGATCTAGGATGTTATATCAGCTGGAATTCCAAAAAATGGGGGTCCCAACTTTCCGATTTTGCACTTCCACCGGAAAGGTATGTGGGAGGGGTTTGTGTCAATCCAGTGAACTGGACTCCGAACAGTTCCGAAACTCCTAAAGAAGAACATAAGGGCGGGGTTGGTATCCAATTTTCGGGTTTGGATAAGGCTTATGTTAGAACGAAATGTGAAGGAGAAATGCTTTGGGTGGATCTACCTTCTAATCCGAACTACGAATCCAGAAGAGGAAACAAAAAAAATTATCATATCTCCGATTACGGGCTCTTCTATTTGGATATCAGAGAGAATATAAAAGAAAGACTGGAAGAATATTTTAATCGGAAAGGAAAACGTTAG
- a CDS encoding sigma 54-interacting transcriptional regulator has product MSLDLPFWNGLFKLRFYFMYLQFLTLSFLIAVLLCILGVVYCLSVKNKISGIRELMLSFLCLVFLYSACVYASVETDPRGALHRWITVSAALFAAVFFQRFFLKFPSAIFPKVSSYLFKIQLGIAALISLWFVWQTKDSVKTFRFNGQYWDLSATFPGRVVAIFSLFLTLSVIAIAIVQILKNKDQKRIALAGILGSFFLNFLIPTIYLTLFRLGQVSAEVFVNALAISVISGFFIFHIFFVSYGGHRTSLTVRILTIVLAMALSVTQVMSGGLSKAIENEYDSIQTNVLQNAKLSSPPKDSVFLSKLGENVSKSDLSLAVPGLRSFVLASSGKPLIVYQNFINNVEMGLEYSSYRSFVHGYVLDWAIRLFIGLCVLIFGFLIFMKISILNPLFALLKGLDRVEGGELSVEVEVRNKDEIGLLTQAFNAMVRSIREARQELQQYTSNLERTILERDSIYDAVPQERVLSNKTLIYASRSMQAVVDRVERISGREQPVLITGETGTGKEIIAGLLHELGRGKDSPFVPINCAAVPANLWESQIFGYVKGAFTDAKSDYAGLVAEANGGTLFFDEVGEMPIEIQPKILRLLQERKYKQVGGRSELKAECRAIFATHRNLRSMVAKGTFREDLYYRINVFEIGIPPLRERRSDIPFLANRFVEHYSKQMEMDKPNISEEVMDLFLEFPWSGNIRELENCIIRTLADLKGDHIKISDLPPELLELKNSQKEEIGEIPIANGSYAAGFEPLVSMYSRRLIETALQKCKGNKSEAARLLKISRGKLQYQMKMLDME; this is encoded by the coding sequence ATGTCGCTTGACCTTCCGTTTTGGAATGGTCTTTTTAAACTCCGCTTTTATTTCATGTATCTCCAATTCCTGACCCTTTCTTTTTTGATCGCAGTACTTCTATGTATCTTAGGAGTGGTATACTGTCTAAGCGTAAAAAATAAGATCTCCGGCATAAGGGAGTTGATGCTCTCGTTCTTATGTTTGGTCTTTTTATATTCTGCTTGTGTATATGCTTCCGTAGAAACGGATCCAAGAGGTGCATTACATAGATGGATCACGGTTTCCGCCGCATTATTTGCCGCAGTATTTTTCCAAAGATTTTTTCTTAAATTTCCATCAGCGATTTTTCCTAAGGTATCCTCTTATCTGTTTAAGATACAATTGGGGATTGCGGCTTTAATCTCCCTTTGGTTCGTATGGCAGACAAAGGATTCCGTTAAAACGTTCAGATTTAACGGACAATATTGGGATCTTAGCGCTACCTTTCCGGGAAGAGTTGTGGCTATATTCTCTTTATTCTTAACCCTGAGTGTGATCGCCATAGCGATCGTACAGATCTTAAAGAATAAGGACCAGAAAAGGATCGCTCTTGCGGGAATACTCGGTTCCTTTTTCCTGAATTTTTTGATACCGACGATCTATCTTACCTTATTCAGGCTCGGTCAAGTAAGTGCAGAAGTATTCGTAAACGCATTGGCCATATCCGTGATCTCCGGATTTTTCATATTCCATATCTTTTTCGTTAGTTATGGCGGACATAGAACTTCGCTTACGGTTCGGATCCTGACGATAGTACTCGCGATGGCATTGTCCGTGACTCAGGTAATGTCTGGCGGGTTAAGCAAGGCGATTGAGAACGAATACGACAGCATCCAAACGAACGTGCTACAAAATGCAAAATTATCCTCTCCGCCTAAGGATTCCGTTTTTCTTTCTAAATTAGGGGAAAATGTTTCCAAATCCGATCTAAGCCTCGCAGTTCCGGGACTTCGCTCTTTCGTTTTGGCTTCGTCCGGAAAACCCCTGATTGTATATCAGAATTTCATAAATAATGTCGAAATGGGATTGGAGTATTCTTCCTATAGAAGTTTTGTTCACGGATACGTTCTAGATTGGGCGATCCGTTTATTTATAGGTCTTTGTGTATTGATCTTCGGATTTTTGATCTTTATGAAGATCTCCATCTTAAATCCGTTGTTTGCCTTATTAAAAGGTTTGGATCGAGTAGAAGGAGGAGAACTTTCCGTCGAAGTAGAAGTGCGTAATAAGGACGAGATCGGTCTCTTGACCCAGGCATTTAATGCAATGGTCCGCTCTATTCGCGAAGCCAGGCAGGAGCTTCAACAATATACGTCCAACTTAGAAAGGACCATTTTAGAGAGGGATTCTATCTATGACGCCGTCCCTCAGGAGAGGGTGTTATCTAATAAAACCTTAATATATGCTTCTAGGAGTATGCAGGCGGTTGTGGACCGAGTTGAAAGAATTTCCGGAAGAGAACAACCTGTATTGATTACCGGGGAGACCGGCACCGGAAAGGAGATAATTGCGGGTCTTCTCCATGAATTAGGAAGAGGAAAAGACAGTCCATTCGTTCCGATCAACTGCGCCGCCGTTCCGGCAAACCTTTGGGAAAGCCAGATTTTCGGTTATGTAAAAGGAGCATTTACCGACGCAAAATCCGATTACGCTGGCTTGGTAGCCGAAGCTAACGGCGGTACTTTATTTTTCGACGAAGTGGGCGAGATGCCTATAGAGATCCAGCCTAAAATATTAAGATTATTGCAAGAACGTAAATACAAACAAGTGGGTGGGCGTTCCGAACTTAAGGCGGAATGTAGAGCGATCTTTGCTACTCACAGAAATCTTAGATCTATGGTCGCAAAAGGAACTTTTAGAGAGGATTTGTATTATAGGATCAACGTATTCGAGATCGGGATCCCACCTTTAAGAGAAAGAAGATCCGATATCCCGTTTCTTGCGAATCGATTCGTGGAACATTATTCCAAACAAATGGAGATGGACAAACCCAATATTAGCGAAGAAGTTATGGATCTTTTTTTGGAATTTCCTTGGTCGGGGAATATACGAGAATTGGAAAATTGTATTATCCGGACTCTTGCCGATCTAAAAGGAGATCATATCAAAATTTCGGATCTTCCTCCCGAGTTATTGGAACTGAAAAATTCCCAAAAAGAAGAAATTGGGGAAATTCCCATTGCAAACGGATCGTATGCAGCAGGGTTCGAACCTTTGGTTTCCATGTATTCCAGAAGACTGATAGAAACGGCATTACAGAAATGTAAAGGGAATAAATCGGAGGCCGCTAGGCTTTTGAAAATTTCCAGAGGAAAACTACAATACCAGATGAAAATGTTGGATATGGAATAG
- a CDS encoding YiiD C-terminal domain-containing protein: MTEKFDVLSIPFNVHIQLSRPKQGEDALLVMEDKPIYKNHVGSGHAAALFALAEGSGGEYLLSKVASLPFEIIPVVRKSEVKYKKPAQGRVISRGVIHEEEWSAFMAQLEKKGRAGLTVGVELFDETQSNVASFSFDWFIAKK; this comes from the coding sequence ATGACAGAGAAATTCGACGTTTTGTCCATACCCTTCAATGTACATATCCAGCTTTCCAGACCTAAACAGGGAGAAGATGCTCTCTTGGTAATGGAAGACAAACCGATCTATAAAAACCATGTAGGTTCCGGACACGCTGCAGCATTATTCGCACTTGCGGAAGGGAGTGGAGGGGAATATTTACTTTCCAAAGTGGCTTCCCTTCCTTTCGAAATTATTCCGGTGGTGCGTAAATCGGAAGTAAAGTATAAAAAGCCTGCGCAAGGTAGAGTTATATCCAGAGGAGTGATTCACGAAGAGGAATGGTCCGCGTTTATGGCCCAACTCGAAAAGAAGGGAAGAGCGGGACTTACAGTTGGTGTGGAACTCTTTGATGAAACTCAATCGAATGTGGCGAGTTTCAGTTTTGATTGGTTTATAGCAAAAAAATAG